Proteins encoded together in one Thermodesulfobacteriota bacterium window:
- a CDS encoding phage/plasmid primase, P4 family, protein MTTAAADFFNSLYGCCEHNVNLRAIDPQRKRPAREAFVRGSGDIFDFAEKHASDHVYFGVATRNGTGTKDGIREIVAVHVDVDFKDTPREKASALLDAFPLPPTFVVETGGGWHLYWLLTAPEGRGAIPRVEAINRWLAQVLGGDLNACDASRILRVPGTRNHKYDSAPVVTISEAHPERRYALGDFDILAGDAPPPGPASEGIPEGMRNTTLTKRAGAMRRVGMSGTVIEAALLKDNAAHCQPPLPEAEVRGIAKSVARYEPAKAVSFPLSDAGNAELFAATYGEDLRHDHWRGRDLIFAGHHWREDPDDAWTRLAIESARRRFTAMAEADITTKARETVARWALRSEDRNRVAATLALARALPPIADQGDGWDAEPWLLGVPGGVVDLRTGEPRGGRREDKITKRAACDLIPGATCPRWHRFLDEIFEGNAELIDFVWRLIGYVLTGLTTEQIVVLLHGSGANGKSVFLNVLRHVLGEYGHNAPFSTFEHQHRAGVPTDVADLEGKRLITSAETGETTRLNEPRLKALSGGDPVTARRLFKDFYTFSPTGKIFLCVNHLPKVKDDSHGFWRRMRIIPFLRQFSPEEADRHLEGKLIAEAPGILAWAVAGCLEWQRRGLEPPACVLAATDAYREESDPVSEFLATGCLTGPEFRVQAGVLYDAYVSWAEGARLPRWDILSATAFGRRMSERFTKERGRGPAWYLGVGLPATETEVPF, encoded by the coding sequence ATGACGACGGCCGCGGCGGACTTCTTCAATTCGCTGTACGGGTGCTGCGAGCACAACGTCAACCTCCGCGCCATCGACCCGCAACGGAAGCGGCCCGCCCGGGAGGCGTTCGTGCGCGGCTCGGGCGACATCTTCGACTTCGCGGAGAAGCACGCCTCCGACCACGTCTACTTCGGCGTCGCGACACGCAACGGGACCGGTACCAAGGACGGCATCCGCGAGATCGTCGCGGTCCACGTGGACGTGGACTTCAAGGACACGCCCCGCGAGAAGGCTTCCGCGCTCCTTGACGCCTTCCCGCTCCCGCCGACGTTCGTCGTCGAGACCGGCGGTGGGTGGCACCTCTACTGGCTGCTGACCGCCCCCGAGGGCCGGGGCGCGATCCCCCGCGTCGAGGCCATCAACCGGTGGCTGGCCCAGGTGCTGGGCGGCGACCTCAACGCGTGCGACGCCTCCCGGATCCTGCGGGTGCCTGGCACGCGCAACCACAAGTACGACTCGGCACCGGTCGTCACGATCAGCGAGGCGCACCCGGAGCGGCGCTACGCCCTGGGGGACTTCGACATCCTTGCCGGAGATGCGCCTCCCCCTGGCCCCGCCTCGGAGGGGATCCCCGAAGGGATGCGGAACACCACGTTGACGAAGCGGGCCGGTGCGATGCGACGGGTGGGGATGTCCGGAACGGTCATCGAGGCTGCCTTGCTCAAGGACAACGCGGCACACTGCCAGCCACCTCTCCCCGAGGCAGAGGTCCGGGGCATCGCGAAGAGCGTTGCGCGATACGAACCGGCGAAGGCCGTGAGCTTTCCGCTCTCGGACGCGGGGAACGCCGAGCTGTTCGCGGCGACGTACGGCGAGGACCTCCGGCACGACCACTGGCGCGGACGGGACCTGATCTTCGCTGGACACCATTGGCGAGAAGATCCCGACGATGCGTGGACGCGCCTCGCCATCGAGTCGGCGCGGCGGCGCTTCACGGCGATGGCGGAGGCAGACATCACGACGAAGGCGCGAGAGACCGTCGCGCGATGGGCGCTGCGGTCAGAGGACCGCAACCGCGTCGCCGCCACCCTGGCCCTCGCCCGGGCGCTGCCGCCTATCGCCGACCAGGGGGATGGGTGGGACGCTGAGCCGTGGCTGCTCGGCGTCCCGGGCGGCGTCGTGGACCTGAGGACCGGGGAACCCCGCGGCGGCCGTCGCGAGGACAAGATCACGAAGCGGGCGGCGTGCGACCTGATCCCCGGGGCGACGTGCCCGCGGTGGCATCGGTTCCTCGACGAGATCTTCGAGGGCAACGCCGAGCTGATCGACTTCGTGTGGCGGCTGATCGGCTACGTGCTCACCGGCCTCACCACCGAGCAGATCGTGGTGCTGCTCCACGGGTCGGGGGCCAACGGCAAGAGCGTGTTCTTGAACGTGCTGCGGCACGTCCTCGGGGAGTATGGGCACAACGCGCCCTTCTCGACGTTCGAGCACCAGCACCGCGCGGGTGTGCCCACGGACGTTGCCGACCTGGAGGGGAAACGGCTGATCACCAGCGCCGAGACCGGCGAGACCACCCGGCTGAACGAGCCGCGGCTCAAGGCCCTCTCTGGCGGCGACCCGGTCACTGCCCGCCGCCTCTTCAAGGACTTCTACACGTTCTCGCCCACGGGGAAGATCTTCCTCTGCGTGAACCACCTCCCGAAGGTCAAGGACGACTCGCACGGCTTCTGGCGCAGGATGCGGATCATCCCCTTCCTGCGGCAGTTCTCCCCCGAGGAGGCGGACCGCCACCTGGAGGGAAAGCTGATCGCGGAGGCCCCCGGGATCCTCGCGTGGGCCGTCGCCGGGTGCCTTGAGTGGCAGCGGCGCGGCTTGGAACCCCCCGCCTGCGTCCTCGCGGCCACGGACGCCTACCGGGAGGAGTCCGACCCGGTGAGTGAGTTCCTCGCTACCGGCTGTCTCACCGGCCCCGAGTTTCGGGTTCAAGCCGGGGTTCTCTACGACGCCTACGTCTCGTGGGCCGAGGGTGCCCGATTACCTCGGTGGGACATCCTGTCCGCCACGGCGTTCGGCCGCAGGATGTCGGAGCGATTCACCAAGGAGAGGGGGCGCGGACCCGCCTGGTACCTCGGGGTTGGGCTCCCGGCGACGGAAACGGAGGTGCCGTTTTGA
- a CDS encoding terminase small subunit: MGEIVNGKRLGAIFGVEPRTISNWRKEGLPVHEDQGRGKDTLYDTAVTHQWLLARDGAAGTRDPGTVAARRRLLEIEAERRAIHLAREQGEVVLADDAEKLWSAQVTACRSRLLAIPTKATPRVVGLENHAEVNDVLQTLIYEALDELAGGNLDVEEVQP; the protein is encoded by the coding sequence ATGGGCGAGATCGTGAACGGGAAGCGCCTCGGCGCCATCTTCGGCGTCGAACCACGGACCATCTCCAACTGGCGCAAGGAGGGTTTGCCGGTCCACGAGGACCAGGGGCGCGGCAAGGACACCCTGTACGACACGGCCGTGACGCACCAGTGGCTCCTGGCCCGGGACGGCGCGGCGGGAACCAGGGACCCGGGGACGGTGGCGGCGCGGCGGCGGCTCCTGGAGATCGAGGCCGAACGGCGGGCGATCCACCTGGCCCGGGAGCAGGGGGAAGTGGTCCTTGCTGACGACGCGGAGAAGCTCTGGTCGGCCCAGGTGACGGCCTGCCGGTCGCGGCTCCTGGCGATTCCCACCAAGGCGACGCCGAGGGTCGTCGGCCTGGAGAACCACGCCGAGGTCAACGATGTCCTGCAAACCCTGATCTACGAGGCCCTCGACGAACTGGCCGGGGGAAATCTCGACGTAGAGGAGGTCCAACCATGA